Part of the Candidatus Afararchaeum irisae genome, GGTTAAGTTTTCAATCCCTTCTTCTATTCTATCTTTTTCTCTTTCTTTCTGCGCCTTTCTAACATATTCTTCAGTCACTGAGTCATCTTCATTTCTACGAGCTATATCTCCTGCTTTATTGAGAAGCTCAAGAGCTTGACGAGCACTACCAGAATCTCTAGCTGCTAAGGCAGCACAGAGAGGTATGACGTCTTCATTAAGAACATCATCGTAGAAAGCTTTCTCTGCCCTTTTAGAGAGTATAGATTTGAGCTCATTAGCATCGTATGGAGGAAAATGAATCTCTTCTTCAGCGAGAGTGTCCCGAACTTTTGCGGAAAGATTTTCTCTAAACTCAAGGTCGTTTGAAATGCCTATTACTCCTATATTGCTGCTTTCGACGTATCCTTTAGCAACTGCTCTAGGGAGTCCGTACAGGATTTTATCGTTCTCGCCGATATTATCAATTTCATCGAGAACAATTAGGACAGTGCCTTCCTGTCTATCGATTTCTTCATACATCAGGTTAAACACTTTCTGTTCAGGATAGCCAGTTTCACTAATTCGTTCTTTGTCCTCACGGAGTTCGTTAGTTATCTCTACTGCAACTTGATACGAAGAAGTCAGATTTTCACAGGAGATATGAGCCGTAGAAATATCTATTTCGTATTTGTCCGCATCTTCTTTTAGATTCTGGAGAATATGTTTGGTGACTTCACTTTTTCCTACCCCCGTTTTACCATAAGCAAATATATTCTTGGGAGGGTCACCGTTCATCACAGGCTGGAGAATATCAACATACTCAGAGATCTCCTCGTCTCTTTCTTCGATGTCTTCCGGCTCATAGTCTTCTCGAAGTGGGGTCTCAGTACGGAA contains:
- a CDS encoding orc1/cdc6 family replication initiation protein → MGLFEPDESIFRTETPLREDYEPEDIEERDEEISEYVDILQPVMNGDPPKNIFAYGKTGVGKSEVTKHILQNLKEDADKYEIDISTAHISCENLTSSYQVAVEITNELREDKERISETGYPEQKVFNLMYEEIDRQEGTVLIVLDEIDNIGENDKILYGLPRAVAKGYVESSNIGVIGISNDLEFRENLSAKVRDTLAEEEIHFPPYDANELKSILSKRAEKAFYDDVLNEDVIPLCAALAARDSGSARQALELLNKAGDIARRNEDDSVTEEYVRKAQKEREKDRIEEGIENLTTHAKLTLLSILDFDIKGEVPVRNADVYPRYKKIANKADADTLSKRRIHDHLSQLSLQGILNREKKNIGRQGGSYYIYELNTDMDLVLNTIEQDSRLGEIPSILREKR